A portion of the Stigmatella aurantiaca DW4/3-1 genome contains these proteins:
- a CDS encoding ABC transporter ATP-binding protein, with protein sequence MARIELRGVAHAYGPAPTSDKDYALRPLDLVWEDGGAYALLGPSGCGKTTLLNIISGLLRPSRGQVLINGVDVTAEPPQERNIAQVFQFPVIYDTMTVAENLAFPLRNRGLGKAETHARVEEVAGLLELTPDLKRRASGLSADMRQRISLGRGLVRKDVAAILLDEPLTVIDPHVKWLLRRKLKQVHESLRVTLVYVTHDQVEALTLADQVVVMNGGRVVQMGTPQELFERPADTFVGYFIGSPGMNLLPCTVEEGGVVVEGQRVPMAPEACAKARAEGGELRLGIRPEFLRRVPEGTPFAVRVEVTQVEDLGRHRLATARLGTQVLKVRLAEEERLAAGESCWLEFPGQWTTLYVGGRAVS encoded by the coding sequence ATGGCCCGAATTGAACTGCGCGGTGTGGCGCACGCGTATGGACCGGCGCCCACATCCGACAAGGACTACGCGCTCCGGCCACTGGACCTCGTCTGGGAAGATGGCGGCGCGTATGCGCTGCTGGGCCCTTCGGGCTGTGGGAAGACGACGCTCCTCAACATCATCTCTGGCCTCCTGCGACCCTCGCGGGGGCAGGTGCTCATCAACGGCGTGGACGTGACGGCCGAGCCGCCCCAGGAGCGCAACATCGCCCAGGTGTTCCAGTTCCCGGTCATCTACGACACGATGACGGTGGCGGAGAACCTGGCCTTCCCGCTGCGCAACCGGGGCCTGGGCAAGGCGGAGACGCACGCGCGGGTGGAGGAGGTGGCGGGCCTCCTGGAGCTCACCCCGGACCTGAAGCGCCGGGCCAGCGGGCTGTCCGCGGACATGCGGCAGCGCATCTCCCTGGGACGCGGGCTGGTGCGCAAGGACGTGGCGGCCATCCTCCTGGACGAGCCCCTCACCGTCATCGACCCGCACGTGAAGTGGCTGCTGCGCCGCAAGCTCAAGCAGGTGCACGAGAGCCTCCGGGTGACGCTCGTGTACGTGACGCACGATCAGGTGGAGGCGCTGACGCTGGCGGATCAGGTGGTGGTGATGAACGGTGGCCGGGTGGTGCAGATGGGAACGCCGCAGGAGCTGTTCGAGCGGCCCGCGGACACCTTCGTCGGCTACTTCATCGGCAGTCCGGGAATGAACCTGCTGCCGTGCACGGTGGAGGAGGGCGGGGTGGTGGTGGAGGGCCAGCGGGTGCCGATGGCTCCCGAGGCCTGCGCGAAGGCGCGGGCGGAGGGGGGCGAATTGCGGCTGGGCATCCGTCCAGAGTTCCTGCGGCGGGTACCGGAGGGCACCCCCTTCGCGGTCCGGGTGGAGGTGACGCAGGTGGAGGACCTGGGCCGTCACCGGCTCGCCACGGCGCGGTTGGGCACCCAGGTGCTCAAGGTGCGGCTGGCGGAAGAGGAGCGGCTGGCGGCCGGGGAGAGCTGCTGGCTGGAGTTCCCGGGGCAGTGGACAACCCTTTACGTGGGCGGCCGGGCCGTTTCCTGA
- a CDS encoding DUF2160 domain-containing protein: MDFQWMAWTLETALFFGVIAALLLAYTVWGLVSPSVPRRGWLPMPTGRGDRLFLGLMGSAWINLAWLGLTEAPQGIAVGLSLLFMLVIGRWG; this comes from the coding sequence ATGGACTTTCAATGGATGGCGTGGACCTTGGAAACGGCCCTGTTCTTCGGGGTCATCGCCGCACTGCTGCTGGCCTATACCGTCTGGGGACTGGTTTCTCCTTCGGTCCCCCGGCGTGGCTGGTTGCCCATGCCCACGGGACGGGGAGACCGCCTGTTCCTGGGGTTGATGGGCAGCGCATGGATCAACCTTGCCTGGCTTGGGCTGACGGAGGCCCCGCAGGGGATCGCCGTGGGCCTTTCACTGCTGTTCATGCTCGTCATCGGAAGATGGGGGTAG
- a CDS encoding helix-turn-helix domain-containing protein yields MSAPPLAANTAPAFLTVEEAAELLRVNRKTLYEAIRLEQVPGVARLGRILRIHRDTLLTWSPGNSRPALGDTKS; encoded by the coding sequence ATGAGCGCGCCCCCTCTGGCTGCGAACACCGCGCCCGCCTTTCTCACCGTGGAGGAAGCCGCCGAACTTCTGCGGGTGAACCGGAAAACCCTTTACGAGGCGATCCGGCTCGAACAGGTGCCCGGGGTTGCACGGCTCGGGCGAATCCTCCGCATCCACCGGGACACGCTGCTAACGTGGAGCCCCGGTAACAGCAGACCTGCGCTCGGAGACACGAAGTCATGA
- a CDS encoding serine/threonine protein kinase — protein MFADFDPLDLKPGQMVSDWRIVRRIGSGGYAVVYEVERDGERFALKVACQTERSIDPRQTDARARREVACLQQLSHRNIIRMLTSGRWPHARSGFHYIVLDFVDGYTLARWVERTNPTPHEVVVLFLKLFDALEHMHAKKVLHRDLSLRNIMVTKDGEPVIIDFGAADYATAEDLTDGPLPPGTPRNRSPEAQSFWDENRLKHGARYTFKETDDIFALGANLYDVLTDPTPERSERRPVLNSMLLMPPTPYRATKGRVPGELSAYAMKLIHRDLEVRPATAKDARRLLADLERYEGAEWRELPIHPASSQLLPEPPATEPLPVEARQPEGPQEPIPSHPFPVQAGSADAATVPSAAAGGPVQHIPRRAWLRPVFLGTLALSVFAAVVAASVLHRPAQPEPPPVARSAPAEQPPASSPLAEKPTSRPERLASPLPTQKEASLSVKLPDNSPTLTNGVPDPQQVQKASGRRALIKKCAALVASVAWLEAGCTGVQTRPDPEPCPEEAVKAMRKELGWSVGYQYSGPGILLDVTKGTYEEQREQPTTVWKDGPVTGALIRAEGKAPAGMRVDGHLWTTGDRIYGRYVRAHLPGGRTVPICLELANQGELGSTLEEGSKPGAPVASKVSGTVAVERWR, from the coding sequence ATGTTCGCGGATTTTGATCCCTTGGACTTGAAGCCCGGCCAGATGGTGAGCGACTGGCGCATTGTCCGACGCATCGGGAGCGGCGGTTATGCCGTCGTCTACGAGGTGGAGAGGGACGGCGAGCGCTTCGCGCTCAAGGTGGCCTGTCAGACAGAGCGCAGCATTGATCCGAGGCAGACGGACGCGCGCGCGCGGCGCGAGGTGGCGTGCCTCCAGCAACTCAGCCACCGGAACATTATCCGCATGTTGACGAGTGGCCGGTGGCCGCATGCGCGCTCTGGCTTCCACTACATCGTTCTAGATTTCGTGGACGGCTACACGCTCGCCCGCTGGGTCGAGCGGACTAACCCGACGCCGCATGAAGTCGTCGTCCTGTTTCTCAAGCTGTTTGACGCCCTGGAGCACATGCACGCGAAAAAGGTGCTCCATCGGGATTTGAGCCTGAGAAACATCATGGTCACCAAGGATGGCGAGCCGGTGATCATCGACTTTGGAGCGGCGGACTATGCGACCGCTGAAGATTTGACCGACGGGCCGCTACCCCCAGGAACGCCGCGCAACCGCAGCCCCGAGGCTCAAAGCTTCTGGGATGAAAACCGCCTCAAGCACGGGGCCCGTTACACGTTCAAGGAAACGGACGATATTTTCGCGCTCGGGGCCAACCTCTACGACGTGCTGACGGATCCGACACCGGAACGCAGCGAGCGGCGGCCCGTGCTCAATAGCATGTTGCTGATGCCGCCCACCCCGTATCGGGCAACCAAGGGGCGCGTTCCAGGGGAGTTGAGCGCCTACGCGATGAAGCTGATCCATCGTGACCTGGAGGTGCGGCCTGCGACCGCGAAGGATGCGCGGCGCCTGCTGGCAGACTTGGAGCGCTACGAGGGCGCCGAGTGGCGAGAGCTCCCCATTCACCCGGCATCCTCGCAGCTACTGCCAGAGCCCCCGGCAACGGAGCCCTTGCCAGTGGAAGCGCGACAACCCGAGGGCCCGCAGGAGCCGATCCCTTCCCATCCGTTCCCGGTGCAGGCGGGGTCAGCGGATGCGGCGACCGTGCCTTCTGCTGCGGCCGGGGGGCCTGTGCAGCACATCCCGCGCCGTGCGTGGCTGCGTCCGGTGTTCCTCGGGACGTTGGCTCTCTCTGTCTTCGCGGCTGTCGTGGCCGCATCCGTGCTGCATAGGCCAGCGCAACCCGAACCGCCCCCCGTGGCCAGGAGCGCACCAGCAGAGCAACCCCCAGCCTCAAGCCCTCTGGCCGAAAAGCCGACAAGCCGCCCCGAACGGTTAGCCTCGCCTCTCCCTACCCAGAAGGAGGCGAGCCTGTCCGTGAAGCTGCCCGACAACTCCCCAACGCTCACCAACGGCGTACCCGACCCGCAGCAGGTCCAGAAGGCCAGCGGGCGGCGCGCGCTCATCAAGAAGTGCGCGGCGCTCGTGGCCTCCGTCGCATGGCTTGAGGCGGGCTGCACTGGCGTGCAGACGCGCCCGGATCCCGAGCCGTGCCCCGAGGAAGCCGTTAAGGCGATGCGGAAAGAGCTAGGGTGGTCAGTGGGCTACCAATACTCCGGGCCCGGCATCCTGCTGGACGTGACCAAGGGGACCTACGAGGAGCAACGCGAGCAACCCACGACCGTTTGGAAGGATGGGCCCGTTACGGGGGCGCTGATCAGGGCGGAAGGCAAGGCGCCTGCGGGGATGAGGGTAGATGGGCATCTGTGGACGACGGGAGATCGCATCTATGGACGATACGTCCGTGCCCACCTTCCAGGCGGGCGCACCGTGCCGATCTGCCTCGAACTGGCGAACCAGGGCGAATTGGGCTCGACCCTGGAAGAGGGCTCGAAGCCCGGCGCCCCTGTGGCCTCCAAGGTGTCCGGGACGGTAGCCGTTGAGCGGTGGAGGTGA
- a CDS encoding ABC transporter ATP-binding protein — protein sequence MKHGIELDNVTRMAGGEMHLADIQLALEPGSFNILLGRTRAGKTSLLRLMAGLDRPTSGAIRFNGVDVTRWDVRRRDVAMVYQQFVNYPSLTVYENIASPLRLAGKLGKPEIDKRVRETAAVLRLEPFLQRLPAELSGGQQQRTAMARALVKDASLLLLDEPLANLDYKLREELRTEMRQIFRDRPAVIVYATTEPTEALLLGGRTAVLHEGRLLQTGSTLEVYQAPATEQVGQVFSDPQMSLWTVEVTGAEVRLSPELAFPLCGHLRGLAPGPYRLGLRAHHLRLAPASATDVRLPVRVEVEEISGSETLIHATHGRHALSAQVEGVHRHPFGAALDLFFSPSRLFAFGPDGRLVAAPPSTQEGAHGPN from the coding sequence TTGAAGCACGGCATCGAGCTCGACAACGTCACCCGGATGGCCGGTGGGGAGATGCACCTGGCGGACATCCAGCTGGCGTTGGAACCTGGTTCATTCAACATCCTGCTGGGCCGGACGCGGGCGGGGAAGACCTCGCTCCTGCGGTTGATGGCTGGGCTGGACCGGCCGACCTCGGGCGCCATCCGCTTCAACGGCGTGGACGTGACGCGCTGGGATGTGCGCCGCCGCGATGTGGCCATGGTGTATCAGCAGTTCGTCAACTACCCCTCGCTCACCGTCTACGAGAACATCGCCTCGCCGCTGCGGCTGGCGGGCAAGCTGGGCAAGCCGGAGATCGACAAGCGGGTGAGGGAGACGGCCGCCGTGCTGCGCCTGGAGCCGTTCCTGCAACGGCTGCCCGCGGAGCTGAGCGGCGGCCAGCAACAGCGCACGGCGATGGCGCGCGCCTTGGTGAAGGACGCGTCGTTGCTCCTGCTCGACGAGCCTCTGGCCAACCTGGACTACAAGCTGCGCGAGGAACTGCGCACGGAGATGCGGCAGATCTTCCGGGACCGTCCCGCCGTCATCGTCTACGCGACCACCGAGCCCACCGAGGCCTTGCTCCTGGGAGGACGCACCGCCGTGCTCCACGAGGGGCGGCTGCTCCAGACGGGCTCGACCTTGGAGGTCTACCAGGCGCCGGCCACGGAGCAGGTGGGCCAGGTCTTCAGCGATCCGCAGATGAGCCTGTGGACCGTGGAGGTGACCGGCGCCGAGGTGCGGCTGTCGCCCGAGCTGGCCTTCCCCCTCTGCGGACATCTGCGCGGCCTGGCCCCGGGGCCCTACCGCCTGGGGCTGCGGGCCCACCACCTGAGGCTCGCCCCGGCGTCGGCCACGGATGTCCGTTTGCCGGTGCGCGTGGAGGTGGAGGAGATCAGCGGATCCGAGACGCTCATCCACGCCACGCACGGGCGCCACGCGCTCTCCGCGCAGGTCGAGGGCGTTCACCGGCACCCGTTCGGTGCGGCACTGGACCTCTTCTTTTCACCCTCCCGGCTGTTCGCGTTCGGCCCGGACGGCCGCCTGGTGGCCGCACCCCCCTCCACTCAGGAGGGCGCGCATGGCCCGAATTGA
- a CDS encoding tyrosine-type recombinase/integrase — translation MSVRLRQWKTQEGKVQEAWWVDVKYQHPSGRVERIRKASPINTRRGAEEYERQIRHALLTGTFGKENGAGRVLTLGEFVPRFLTYSENNNKHSSVVTKQQILDDHLIPAFGNMPLDAIGPAEIEDFKAAMRKKPSGARARKETPTRAALLKRKGSGAVKLLSLKSINNVLTVLHKLLALAQEQGVLQHVPRVKLFKTDKPAFDFLSFEEAERMSNAAEPEWRTLILVALKTGLRLGELIGLQWADLDLQRGKLNVRRTIWRDVVGLPKGGRERTVDLPTSTVEALKAHRHLCGPYVFCQTDGRPLTAGMTKHPLLRALRRAGVSRPEGSIGWHDLRHTYGSHLAMRGVALKVIQELMGHATIEMTMRYAHLSPEARESAVQELDRPIPQPRAALG, via the coding sequence ATGAGCGTCAGACTGCGGCAGTGGAAGACTCAGGAGGGCAAGGTGCAAGAGGCGTGGTGGGTGGACGTCAAGTACCAGCACCCCAGCGGCAGGGTGGAGCGGATCCGCAAGGCCTCGCCCATCAACACCCGCAGGGGGGCTGAAGAGTACGAGCGACAGATACGCCATGCACTCTTGACCGGAACCTTCGGAAAGGAGAACGGCGCGGGTCGGGTTCTCACCCTCGGGGAGTTCGTCCCGCGCTTCCTGACGTACAGCGAGAACAACAATAAGCACTCCAGCGTCGTCACCAAGCAGCAGATCCTGGATGATCACCTGATCCCCGCGTTCGGCAACATGCCCCTTGATGCCATCGGTCCAGCGGAGATCGAAGACTTCAAGGCGGCCATGCGTAAGAAGCCCTCGGGGGCGCGCGCACGGAAGGAAACTCCCACGCGGGCGGCCCTCCTCAAGCGCAAGGGCTCCGGTGCGGTGAAGCTGCTCTCCCTCAAGTCGATCAACAACGTTCTGACGGTCCTGCACAAGTTGCTGGCACTGGCTCAAGAACAGGGCGTGCTCCAACACGTCCCGCGCGTCAAGCTGTTCAAGACGGACAAGCCCGCCTTTGACTTCCTCTCCTTCGAGGAAGCCGAGCGCATGAGTAATGCCGCTGAGCCGGAGTGGCGGACGTTGATCCTCGTGGCGCTCAAGACGGGGCTGCGGCTTGGAGAGTTGATCGGGCTCCAGTGGGCAGACCTGGACTTGCAGCGCGGCAAACTCAACGTGCGCCGGACGATCTGGCGCGACGTGGTGGGGCTGCCCAAGGGTGGACGGGAAAGGACCGTGGACCTGCCCACGTCAACGGTGGAAGCACTCAAGGCACACCGGCACCTATGCGGCCCTTACGTGTTCTGCCAGACGGACGGTCGCCCGCTCACCGCTGGGATGACTAAGCACCCGCTCCTGCGAGCGCTGCGTAGGGCAGGAGTCAGCCGCCCGGAGGGTTCCATCGGCTGGCACGACCTACGCCACACCTACGGCAGCCACCTTGCGATGCGGGGCGTGGCTCTCAAGGTCATCCAGGAGTTGATGGGGCACGCCACCATCGAGATGACCATGAGGTACGCGCACCTGTCACCCGAGGCACGGGAGAGTGCGGTGCAGGAACTGGATCGTCCCATTCCCCAGCCGCGCGCTGCTCTGGGCTAG
- a CDS encoding ABC transporter substrate-binding protein: protein MKTILRSAVAVAVAVSFSGCKKESKEEAPKPGAAQQPAAAAPEDTAALEKAAEKWVDQEFTPSTLSRDKQLEELKWFRDAAKPYRGQTINVVSETIDTHVYESKTMAKAFEEITGIKVKHDLIQEGDVIEKLQTQMQSGRSIYDMYVNDSDLIGTHLRYGQVVPLSDFMAGEGKDVTLPTLDVDDFMGKSFVTGPDGKMYQLPDQQFANLYWFRQDWFSRPELQQRFKKKYGYDLGVPVNWSAYEDIAEFFTKDVKEIDGVRVYGHMDYGKKDPSLGWRFTDAWLSMAGVGDKGLPNGKPVDEWGIRVEGCNPAGASVSRGGETNGPAAVYALTKYIDWLKKYAPPEASGMTFSEAGPVPGQGHVAQQIFWYTGFTAPLVKAGLPVVNADGSPKWRMAPSPHGPYWEEGMKLGYQDTGSWTMLASTPLERRKMAWLYAQFTVAKTTSLKKFLVGLTPIRDSDVRSEHAKKVADKLGGLVEFYTSPARDAWTPTGTNVPDYPKLAQLWWQNVSLAVTGEQTPQGAMDKLAKEMDDVLARLERAGMKNCPPKLNPEKDPKEWLTTGKAPHQKLANEKPKGETVPYEQLIQAWKEGRVK from the coding sequence TTGAAGACCATACTGAGAAGCGCCGTCGCCGTGGCCGTCGCGGTCTCCTTCAGCGGATGTAAGAAGGAGTCGAAGGAAGAGGCTCCGAAGCCGGGAGCGGCGCAGCAGCCCGCCGCCGCGGCGCCGGAGGACACCGCCGCGCTGGAGAAGGCCGCGGAGAAGTGGGTGGACCAGGAGTTCACGCCCTCCACCTTGTCGCGTGACAAGCAATTGGAGGAGCTGAAGTGGTTCCGGGACGCGGCGAAGCCCTACCGGGGGCAGACCATCAACGTGGTCTCGGAGACGATCGATACCCACGTCTACGAGTCCAAGACGATGGCGAAGGCCTTCGAGGAAATCACCGGCATCAAGGTGAAGCACGACCTCATCCAGGAGGGAGACGTCATCGAGAAGCTGCAGACCCAGATGCAGTCGGGCCGCAGCATCTACGACATGTACGTGAACGACAGCGACTTGATTGGCACGCATCTGCGCTACGGCCAGGTAGTGCCGCTGTCGGACTTCATGGCGGGCGAGGGCAAGGACGTGACGTTGCCCACGCTGGACGTGGACGACTTCATGGGCAAGAGCTTCGTCACGGGCCCGGACGGCAAGATGTACCAGTTGCCGGACCAGCAGTTCGCCAACCTGTATTGGTTCCGGCAGGACTGGTTCAGCCGGCCGGAGCTCCAGCAGCGCTTCAAGAAGAAGTATGGGTATGATCTGGGCGTGCCGGTGAACTGGTCCGCGTACGAGGACATCGCCGAGTTCTTCACCAAGGACGTGAAGGAGATCGACGGGGTCCGGGTGTACGGACACATGGATTACGGCAAGAAGGACCCGTCGCTGGGATGGCGCTTCACGGACGCATGGCTGTCCATGGCGGGCGTGGGCGACAAGGGACTGCCCAACGGCAAGCCGGTGGACGAGTGGGGCATCCGCGTGGAGGGTTGCAATCCGGCGGGCGCCTCGGTGTCCCGAGGCGGAGAGACGAACGGCCCGGCGGCGGTGTACGCGCTGACGAAGTACATCGACTGGCTGAAGAAGTACGCGCCGCCGGAGGCCTCGGGCATGACGTTCTCCGAGGCGGGGCCGGTGCCGGGGCAGGGCCACGTGGCGCAGCAGATCTTCTGGTACACGGGCTTCACGGCGCCGTTGGTGAAGGCGGGGCTGCCGGTGGTGAACGCGGATGGCTCGCCGAAGTGGCGCATGGCGCCCTCGCCGCACGGCCCGTACTGGGAAGAGGGGATGAAGCTGGGCTACCAGGACACGGGCTCGTGGACGATGCTGGCGAGCACCCCGCTGGAGCGGCGCAAGATGGCGTGGCTCTACGCGCAGTTCACGGTGGCGAAGACCACATCGCTGAAGAAGTTCCTGGTGGGGCTGACGCCCATCCGCGACTCGGACGTGCGCTCCGAGCATGCGAAGAAGGTGGCGGACAAGCTGGGCGGGCTGGTGGAGTTCTACACGAGCCCCGCGCGGGATGCTTGGACGCCGACGGGAACGAACGTGCCGGACTACCCGAAGCTGGCGCAGCTCTGGTGGCAGAACGTGAGCCTGGCGGTGACGGGCGAGCAGACGCCGCAGGGGGCGATGGACAAGCTGGCCAAGGAGATGGACGACGTGCTGGCGCGGCTGGAGCGGGCGGGGATGAAGAACTGCCCGCCGAAGCTCAACCCGGAGAAGGATCCGAAGGAGTGGCTGACCACGGGCAAGGCGCCGCACCAGAAGCTGGCCAACGAGAAGCCGAAGGGCGAGACCGTGCCCTACGAGCAACTGATCCAGGCGTGGAAAGAAGGCCGGGTCAAGTAG
- a CDS encoding DUF2381 family protein, with the protein MFRPFTPGFALASLLVSLTAAAQAAPAGRPVVLTGKAGDSPLIYVAPGTVTVILLGAPILRESAQVEGRARFAVFEVSDQGVTLSPLAALGPGERLALRVTYREGSPASVVFLLTGQPGAADGLVNVSRPPQTFEACRVELSATRERCEAQAKELEALKARPAALSPAAVALAGFVTKKGMRGAEFEKACFAARGSELRPVVCWGLGGATWSVVVLDVSNTGGEPWAPAWAEVTPAGGEPRRARAVLSGQATIPPGGVVSVAVEVEMPAREEEAWLGALHAVRVCNSDGSRCLSIPEVKL; encoded by the coding sequence TTGTTCCGACCCTTCACCCCAGGTTTTGCGCTCGCCTCCCTGCTGGTGAGCCTCACCGCTGCGGCACAGGCCGCGCCCGCAGGGCGCCCCGTCGTTCTCACGGGCAAGGCTGGCGATTCACCGTTGATCTATGTGGCGCCTGGCACCGTCACGGTGATCCTGCTGGGCGCTCCGATCCTGCGTGAGTCTGCCCAGGTGGAGGGCCGCGCCCGCTTCGCTGTATTCGAGGTGAGTGATCAAGGCGTGACGCTCTCGCCTTTGGCAGCGCTCGGTCCCGGTGAACGGCTCGCGCTGCGAGTCACCTACCGCGAGGGCTCACCCGCAAGCGTCGTGTTCCTGCTGACTGGGCAACCGGGCGCGGCGGATGGCTTGGTCAACGTGAGCCGCCCGCCGCAAACTTTCGAGGCGTGCCGCGTGGAACTGTCCGCCACGCGCGAGCGGTGCGAGGCGCAAGCCAAGGAACTGGAGGCGTTGAAGGCCCGGCCCGCAGCCTTGAGCCCTGCTGCCGTGGCGCTCGCGGGCTTCGTGACCAAGAAGGGCATGAGGGGAGCAGAGTTTGAGAAAGCGTGCTTCGCCGCGCGTGGGAGCGAGCTTCGCCCCGTCGTGTGCTGGGGCCTCGGGGGGGCAACGTGGAGCGTCGTTGTCCTTGATGTGAGCAACACCGGGGGAGAGCCGTGGGCGCCAGCGTGGGCCGAAGTTACGCCCGCAGGAGGGGAGCCGCGCCGCGCTCGCGCGGTCCTCTCTGGGCAAGCAACCATCCCGCCGGGCGGTGTGGTGAGCGTGGCCGTGGAAGTGGAGATGCCCGCGCGTGAGGAGGAAGCATGGCTAGGAGCGCTGCACGCGGTGCGGGTGTGCAACAGTGACGGGAGCCGCTGTCTGTCCATTCCCGAGGTGAAGCTGTAG
- a CDS encoding carbohydrate ABC transporter permease, with translation MRPSRLIAPLYLLLSLVPIYWLVSMSLKTNEEILGPFSLFPRLPTLANYLVIFTEPDWRQGYINSLTYVGINTVLSVVLALPAAYAFSRYRFLGDTHLFFWLLTNRMAPPAVFLLPFFQLYSSIGLFDTPWAVALAHMLFTVPLAVWILEGFMSGVPREIDETAYIDGYSFPRFFLRIFLPLIRSGVGVTAFFCFMFSWVELLLARTLTSVETKPIAATMTRTVSAAGMDWGVLAAAGVLTLIPGAVVIYFVRNYIAKGFALGRV, from the coding sequence ATGAGACCCTCCCGGCTCATCGCCCCGCTCTACCTGCTGCTGAGCCTGGTGCCCATCTACTGGCTGGTGAGCATGTCGCTGAAGACGAACGAGGAGATTTTGGGCCCGTTCTCGCTCTTCCCGAGGTTGCCCACGCTGGCCAACTACCTGGTCATCTTCACGGAGCCGGATTGGCGCCAGGGCTACATCAATTCGCTCACCTACGTGGGCATCAACACGGTGCTCTCGGTGGTGCTGGCGCTGCCCGCGGCGTATGCCTTTTCGCGCTACCGGTTCCTGGGGGACACGCACCTGTTCTTTTGGCTGCTGACCAACCGCATGGCGCCCCCGGCCGTGTTCCTGCTGCCCTTCTTCCAGCTCTACTCGAGCATCGGCCTGTTCGACACGCCGTGGGCCGTGGCGCTGGCGCACATGCTCTTCACGGTGCCGCTGGCGGTGTGGATCCTCGAAGGCTTCATGTCCGGGGTGCCACGCGAGATCGACGAGACGGCCTACATCGACGGCTACAGCTTTCCGCGCTTCTTCCTGCGCATCTTCCTGCCGCTCATCCGCTCGGGCGTGGGCGTGACGGCGTTCTTCTGCTTCATGTTCAGCTGGGTGGAACTGCTGCTGGCGCGCACGCTGACCTCGGTGGAGACGAAGCCCATCGCCGCCACGATGACGCGAACGGTGAGCGCGGCGGGCATGGACTGGGGCGTGCTCGCCGCTGCGGGAGTCCTCACGCTCATTCCGGGCGCGGTGGTCATCTACTTCGTGCGCAACTACATCGCCAAGGGCTTTGCCCTGGGGAGGGTCTGA
- a CDS encoding carbohydrate ABC transporter permease: MDKPTNNRAWLLVLPVLAVVAFSAVIPLMTVVNYSVQDILGPEQHIFVGTEWFRKVLRDPELHGALRRQLGFSLAVLAIEIPLGIGLALALPMKGRSASVSLVVLALPLLIPWNVVGTIWQIFARGDIGLLGLVINALGWKYNYTADALDAWLTVLAMDVWHWTPLVALLCYSGLRAIPEAFYQAARIDGASAWATFRYIQLPRLKGVLTIAVLLRFMDSFMIYTEPFVLTGGGPGNSTTFLSQYLTRLAVGQFDLGPAAAFSLVYFLVVLLFSYIFYTAMTQQGQEKAS; the protein is encoded by the coding sequence GTGGACAAACCCACGAACAACCGGGCATGGCTGTTGGTGCTGCCCGTGCTGGCGGTGGTGGCCTTCAGCGCCGTCATCCCGTTGATGACGGTGGTGAATTACTCCGTGCAGGACATCCTGGGCCCCGAGCAGCACATCTTCGTGGGCACGGAGTGGTTCCGGAAGGTGCTCCGGGATCCTGAACTGCACGGAGCCCTGCGGCGGCAGTTGGGCTTCTCCCTGGCGGTGCTGGCCATCGAGATCCCCCTGGGCATCGGGTTGGCCTTGGCGTTGCCCATGAAGGGGCGCAGCGCCTCGGTGAGCCTGGTGGTGCTGGCACTGCCGCTGCTCATCCCCTGGAACGTGGTGGGCACCATCTGGCAGATCTTCGCCCGGGGAGACATTGGCCTGCTGGGCCTGGTCATCAACGCGCTGGGGTGGAAGTACAATTACACGGCGGACGCGCTGGATGCGTGGCTCACGGTGCTGGCCATGGACGTGTGGCACTGGACGCCGCTGGTGGCGCTGCTGTGCTACTCGGGGCTGCGCGCCATCCCGGAGGCCTTCTACCAGGCGGCCCGCATCGACGGGGCGTCGGCCTGGGCCACGTTCCGCTACATCCAGCTTCCCCGCCTCAAAGGCGTGCTCACCATCGCCGTGCTGCTGCGCTTCATGGACAGCTTCATGATCTACACCGAGCCCTTCGTCCTCACGGGCGGCGGTCCGGGCAACTCCACCACCTTCCTGAGCCAGTACCTCACGCGGCTGGCGGTGGGACAGTTCGACCTGGGGCCCGCGGCGGCCTTCTCGCTCGTCTACTTCCTGGTCGTCCTGCTGTTCAGCTACATCTTCTATACGGCGATGACGCAGCAAGGGCAGGAGAAGGCCTCATGA